GCATTAGTGCTTGTCCACTTGCCTTTGGTAGAATAACCCTGTCTTCACATTCCACCTGCAGGCACTGCTGGGTATGCTTTGCCACAGAGCGGGAGGACCGGGTGGCAGAGTGGGTGAGCCCCTGTCGGTGTAGAGGCTGCACCAAGTGGATCCATCAGAACTGTCTGCAGCGCTGGCTGGACGAGAAGCAGAAGGGCAATGGTGGTGGGGCTGTCAGCTGTCCACAGTGTGGCACTGAGTACCGCATTGTCTTTCCCAAAATGGGTACATATGTCAAGTAAATTTTATTCACATAGTGTATTTAGAATGAAGAATCATTAgttaatttaataattaaatATCAGGTACTTTTATTCAGAAACACTGAACTACTAGTATTCATTTGTTTGTAAATGTGCTCTTGACCTTGCGGCGGGTCGACGATAAGTTTAGCATCTTCCTGTTACTTCTGTGAATCAGCTTTTACAGGAATTATTACAACAAAAAGGGTGCTCTTTGAAGTAGTTTATCGAAGACTGTTTGAGAAGTAATGCTGTTTTGCTTTTCGTAGGTCCATTAGTGTACTTCCTGCAGCAGGCTGACAGAGCTCTGTCCAGAGCCAGTCCATTTGCTGCTGCAGGCGTGGTGGTTGGCACTGTCTACTGGTCAGCTGTCACCTATGGAGCTGTCACTGTAATGCAGGTACATTATGCACACGTcttgatgattgtgtgtgtcattttgtttGCATTTTCTCTGCTGTCTTCTATACACCTAGAACCACATTtttgaagacccagctcttcacaGAGAGTACCTCTTCTCCTAGCACTACCAACAACTGGACATGCTTGCTCAAACTAACTTGACTATCCCTCTTCTAGAACTGCCATCCGATTATATGCGAGTAGTATTTATTGCCGAACTAACATGTCCTTGTCACACTGTACCTTGattgtcactttggataaaagcatcagctagatgactaaatgCAATGTAATGTAAGTGTAACCTCTCTGAGACTTTTCAGCTTTGTGCTCTGCAGGTAGTAGGCCATAAAAAGGGCTTGGACGTGATGGAGCGTGCTGACCCACTGTTCCTGCTCATGGGTTTGCCCACCATACCAGTCATGCTGGTCCTGGGGAAGATGATTCGCTGGGAGGACTATGTGGTGCGGCTGTGGCAGCGACACTCTGCCAAGCTTAATGGCCTTGTCCCTGGTAAGGCTTCACTCAACAATACACCAAGTCAAT
The Alosa alosa isolate M-15738 ecotype Scorff River chromosome 12, AALO_Geno_1.1, whole genome shotgun sequence DNA segment above includes these coding regions:
- the marchf5l gene encoding E3 ubiquitin-protein ligase MARCHF5 is translated as MACTEEPPEKHCWVCFATEREDRVAEWVSPCRCRGCTKWIHQNCLQRWLDEKQKGNGGGAVSCPQCGTEYRIVFPKMGPLVYFLQQADRALSRASPFAAAGVVVGTVYWSAVTYGAVTVMQVVGHKKGLDVMERADPLFLLMGLPTIPVMLVLGKMIRWEDYVVRLWQRHSAKLNGLVPGLGRTLPRMPTDGGYGGDHVSVSRTLCGALIFPSIANLVGRLMFRRVTSNLQRTILGGIAFVVIKGILKVYFKQQQYLIQANRHILDYPAREERADDHSEEDNEDSGNE